From one Pedobacter faecalis genomic stretch:
- a CDS encoding glucoamylase family protein: MFVKRFITVTCICLSLAFSLIACAQKKDGLKPETKINKNLTDEQLLDLVQRQTFRYFWDFAHPVSNMARERSNKSFSYGHEVVTTGGTGFGVMAVVVATERQWIARDTAARFLLKMVKFLGKADAYHGVFAHWLDGATGKTIPFSRKDDGADLVESSFLFQGLLTAQRYFNANTPVENELRGRINSLWNDIEWDWFTREGQDVLYWHWSPNNGWAMNFPLRGFNEALITYVLAASSTRYPVPASVYHNGWAQSNFFKNGREFYGHKLPLGFDYGGPLFFSHYSFLGLDPRGLKDRYADYWEQNRNHTLINRAYVLENPKKYKGYGANSWGLTASDSWQGYAAHSPTEDHGVITPTAALSAFPYTPEYSMQALKHFYFDLGDKLWTEYGFVDAFSEHHNWYAKSHLAIDQGPIIVMIENYRTGLLWKLFMSHPDVQGGLKKLGFTSPALK, encoded by the coding sequence ATGTTTGTGAAGAGATTTATTACTGTTACTTGTATATGCCTTAGCCTCGCTTTTTCATTAATTGCATGTGCGCAGAAGAAGGATGGCTTAAAGCCGGAAACAAAGATTAATAAAAACCTGACGGACGAACAACTGCTTGACTTGGTTCAGCGGCAGACGTTCAGGTATTTCTGGGATTTTGCGCATCCGGTGAGCAATATGGCGCGCGAGCGCAGCAATAAGTCGTTCAGTTACGGACATGAAGTGGTAACTACCGGCGGGACGGGCTTTGGGGTGATGGCTGTTGTTGTGGCTACCGAACGGCAATGGATTGCCCGGGATACGGCCGCGCGGTTTTTGCTGAAGATGGTAAAGTTTCTGGGCAAGGCGGATGCGTATCACGGTGTGTTTGCGCATTGGCTGGATGGGGCCACCGGAAAGACGATCCCGTTTAGCCGTAAAGATGACGGGGCGGATCTGGTGGAGAGTTCTTTCCTGTTCCAGGGCCTGCTTACGGCTCAGCGTTATTTTAATGCCAATACGCCCGTGGAAAATGAACTCCGCGGCCGTATCAATTCCTTGTGGAACGATATTGAGTGGGATTGGTTTACACGCGAGGGCCAGGACGTTTTATACTGGCACTGGAGTCCGAATAACGGCTGGGCGATGAATTTCCCGCTAAGGGGCTTTAATGAAGCATTGATTACCTATGTGCTTGCGGCTTCTTCTACGCGTTATCCGGTCCCTGCTTCGGTGTATCATAACGGCTGGGCGCAGAGTAATTTCTTTAAGAATGGCCGGGAGTTTTACGGGCATAAGCTGCCGCTTGGGTTTGATTATGGGGGACCGCTTTTCTTTTCTCATTACTCATTTCTGGGATTGGATCCACGCGGGCTCAAGGACAGGTATGCCGACTATTGGGAGCAGAACAGGAACCATACACTGATAAACCGTGCGTACGTACTGGAAAATCCGAAGAAGTATAAGGGCTATGGGGCCAACAGTTGGGGATTGACGGCCAGCGACAGCTGGCAGGGTTATGCTGCGCACTCCCCTACTGAAGATCATGGGGTGATCACACCCACGGCGGCATTGTCTGCCTTCCCTTACACGCCGGAATATTCTATGCAGGCGCTGAAACATTTTTATTTTGATCTGGGCGATAAGCTCTGGACTGAGTACGGTTTTGTGGATGCCTTCAGCGAGCATCATAACTGGTATGCGAAATCGCACCTGGCTATAGATCAGGGACCGATCATTGTGATGATAGAAAATTACCGGACGGGGCTGCTGTGGAAGCTTTTCATGAGTCACCCCGATGTGCAGGGCGGATTAAAGAAACTTGGCTTTACGAGTCCGGCGCTGAAATAA
- a CDS encoding LamG domain-containing protein codes for MKNFNIYMVGSLIAMASVLVVSCKETDNPNNLPEVDPRDYEGKIEGYNNADEVYPRNLKAHWTFDDINTEVKTGTAPTQTANASYVAGVKGKAIRLENGYLYYATQLPAFKTDSLKSFTISTWVQILNNGSKRTMLFQLARPGQFNGSINFILNTNAFPASNTNELKINPTFVTVTGGTQDNVNTERDKPGQPNYFPYLTPKIGANKWTHIALTYESATGLFYIWADGRQVGAFSSRGVGNSLFKAYEPSEIIIGGNYNVIPGKAVNADTNFAAMTGNIDEIRIYNLALSEAHITALYKLGLAGK; via the coding sequence ATGAAAAATTTTAATATATATATGGTTGGGAGTTTGATAGCAATGGCTAGCGTGCTTGTGGTCTCCTGCAAAGAAACTGATAATCCCAATAATTTGCCAGAAGTTGATCCTCGTGACTATGAGGGAAAAATCGAAGGGTACAATAACGCAGATGAGGTTTACCCGAGAAATCTTAAAGCACACTGGACATTCGACGATATTAACACCGAGGTTAAGACGGGAACCGCGCCCACACAAACCGCCAATGCAAGTTATGTGGCTGGCGTAAAGGGAAAAGCCATCCGACTGGAGAACGGATATCTATATTATGCTACGCAGTTACCTGCTTTCAAAACGGATTCTCTTAAGAGTTTCACCATAAGTACCTGGGTTCAGATACTAAACAACGGAAGCAAAAGAACTATGCTTTTCCAGCTTGCAAGACCAGGTCAGTTTAATGGGAGCATCAACTTTATTTTGAACACAAATGCCTTTCCTGCCTCAAATACCAATGAACTCAAGATCAATCCGACATTTGTTACCGTCACGGGCGGAACGCAGGATAATGTTAATACTGAACGGGATAAGCCAGGCCAACCGAATTATTTTCCGTACTTAACTCCTAAAATAGGGGCGAACAAGTGGACTCATATCGCGCTGACCTACGAAAGTGCAACCGGGCTCTTTTACATTTGGGCCGACGGGAGACAAGTGGGGGCGTTTTCTAGCCGGGGCGTAGGCAATAGCCTTTTCAAGGCCTATGAGCCGAGCGAGATAATTATTGGAGGCAACTATAATGTGATCCCAGGAAAGGCCGTGAACGCCGACACGAATTTTGCTGCAATGACTGGTAATATAGATGAGATCAGGATCTATAACCTGGCACTATCGGAAGCCCATATCACGGCATTATACAAGCTTGGTCTTGCCGGAAAGTAG
- a CDS encoding RagB/SusD family nutrient uptake outer membrane protein, giving the protein MKTNIFNFKGAHMLLMLTTVLFASSCKKDFLDRDPQGEYTSDTYPYPKGSGPFDGEIFAAYDILRSYDASGSGFIAATSIRSDDADKGSSATDGPTSLEMDNFTITPNNVLVNDLWRGYFNLVNRANIVLDKVANDQDPGTPPESKVYAEAEAKFLRGYAYFMLVRFFGRVPLIDRLFEDPVAQANVPQSEPGAIYALIETDLQFAAANLPPSWDPSKFPGRATSGAANGILAKVYLTRQNWSMAMSRAQMVMNSGQYDLSVPYDEIFKESGENSKESVFEIQATANLQEKRAYGSQFASIQGVRGTGNWNLGWGFNVPSTRLEAAFEQGDPRRGRTILYTGGTSVYGEAVPTGLPNPRYNHKVHSNPATRAALLDNFSYWMNIRILRYADVVLMYAEAANELGGPANTTAALNALNSVRARARAGRADVLPDVTTTDQGELRDAIRHERRIELAMEHDRFFDLVRWGIAAEVFQQAGKPFVPGKHEVLPIPFTQIDISKGVLTQNPFYN; this is encoded by the coding sequence ATGAAAACTAACATATTCAATTTTAAAGGTGCCCACATGCTGCTGATGCTTACAACAGTACTGTTTGCATCCAGCTGTAAAAAGGATTTTCTGGATCGGGATCCTCAGGGCGAATATACATCTGATACCTACCCCTACCCTAAGGGCTCAGGACCATTCGATGGAGAGATATTTGCGGCTTACGACATTCTTAGATCGTATGATGCCTCTGGAAGCGGATTTATCGCGGCAACAAGTATACGCAGTGATGATGCGGACAAAGGCAGTTCGGCGACTGACGGCCCTACCTCCCTGGAGATGGACAACTTCACCATTACTCCCAACAACGTACTCGTAAACGATTTGTGGCGGGGCTATTTTAATTTGGTGAACCGGGCTAATATTGTTCTGGACAAAGTTGCCAACGACCAGGATCCGGGAACACCGCCTGAATCGAAGGTATATGCAGAGGCTGAAGCGAAATTCCTGAGGGGATACGCTTACTTTATGCTGGTGCGTTTTTTCGGACGTGTACCACTGATCGACAGGCTGTTTGAAGATCCGGTTGCTCAAGCCAACGTTCCGCAGAGTGAGCCAGGAGCTATCTATGCATTGATTGAAACCGACCTGCAGTTTGCTGCGGCTAACTTGCCGCCCAGTTGGGATCCGTCAAAGTTTCCCGGAAGAGCAACTTCCGGTGCAGCCAATGGCATTTTAGCTAAAGTATATCTTACTCGTCAAAACTGGTCGATGGCTATGAGCAGAGCTCAGATGGTTATGAACTCCGGACAGTATGACCTTTCGGTTCCGTACGATGAGATTTTTAAAGAAAGCGGGGAGAATAGCAAGGAATCTGTTTTTGAAATACAGGCTACGGCTAATCTTCAGGAAAAGCGCGCATATGGCAGTCAGTTTGCGAGTATACAGGGAGTGAGGGGCACAGGGAACTGGAACCTTGGCTGGGGGTTCAACGTTCCTAGCACGCGTCTTGAGGCCGCTTTCGAACAAGGCGACCCGAGACGGGGAAGAACAATACTTTACACTGGAGGTACTTCTGTGTATGGTGAGGCTGTGCCTACCGGCCTACCCAATCCAAGATATAATCATAAAGTGCACAGTAATCCGGCGACCCGGGCAGCGTTACTTGATAACTTCAGCTATTGGATGAATATACGCATACTACGTTATGCTGATGTGGTACTGATGTACGCAGAAGCAGCAAACGAACTTGGCGGTCCGGCAAACACCACAGCGGCTTTAAATGCGTTGAATAGCGTAAGGGCCAGAGCGAGGGCGGGGCGGGCAGATGTGCTGCCGGACGTTACCACTACAGATCAGGGCGAACTAAGGGATGCGATAAGGCATGAGCGGCGTATTGAATTGGCTATGGAGCACGACAGATTTTTCGATCTGGTTAGATGGGGCATAGCTGCAGAGGTTTTTCAACAGGCTGGAAAACCATTTGTACCTGGTAAACACGAAGTCCTGCCTATCCCTTTCACCCAGATCGACATTAGTAAGGGAGTTCTGACTCAAAACCCGTTTTATAACTAA
- a CDS encoding SusC/RagA family TonB-linked outer membrane protein: protein MKRIPTKLSVFVFLLLLFAGTASAQNITITGTVIDAADKSPLPGVGVLVKGTQIGTTTSSSGAYSINAPADATLVFTYIGFTTQEVAVGNRTTINITLAESAQDLEAVVVVGYGTQRRRDVTGSISTVSGETIARQPNVNPLSSLQGQVAGLTIVNSGSPGASPTVRIRGINSVNGAAPLYVVDGVHQSNIDYLNPADIESIEVLRDPSSIAIFGLQAGNGVIVVTTKRAARGETRVTLQSSAGIQKVQKLIDVTNASEFRKLYDQLLAATPNATPFDYSNYTGDTDWQKEILQSAFQSNNSLTISNNGEKTSTLINLGYNTQEGVIKFGRFQRFVARVNEEINVTDKIKVGADITGTHWILNASSGNLNNALWAAPIVGIRESETAYYAMPSFQRAQVGNPVATIYQNDRNSINKGYRAVGSLFAEIGFLDKFKWRSQVYTDLGFNNSRGYTPLPFTMIYLGENGEPTEYFNNPQSRTSVRQAANEYRKFQQDHTLTYDNTFNESHKVTAVAGMTSIVESSTLLSGSRTDVGLNIPDDQSFWYVGLPESTNPTNLDGSGTERASLGFFARVNYAYNNKYLINATFRRDGISRLAPQNRWGNFGGIGLGWVVSEENFFKINGIDFLKIRGAWGTVGNAQGISDAIFLPGLTTSNSGVFGDNVYPGVAPAYIPDPRLRWEVVRGADIGLDIRALDNRLTSEINVYDKTSKDIITDITLPSANGSYRYRTNLGTITNRGVEVNIGWNDKLGENFTYGISPNFSYNKNKVVSIGNNINYLLIGNGGANRTITGESIGHFYGYRQVGIYQSTADLDRMPRMNSSLPGDIAYADLDGDGRITEADRENLGSPFPAWNYGINLNMGYKGFDLVLQGQGVAGNHVYVQRRNVQFTDINFERNRLNAWNGPGTSNVEPALVKGRGNNYLMSTYFLEPGDYFRLRTVQLGYTMNADALKSTGLKSVRFYLSGQNLQTWSRTTGYTPEAPIESILGGGADNGTYPVPAVYTFGINATF from the coding sequence ATGAAAAGAATCCCTACTAAGCTTTCTGTTTTTGTATTCCTTTTACTTTTGTTTGCCGGAACTGCCTCAGCGCAGAACATCACCATTACCGGTACGGTGATTGATGCGGCCGATAAGAGTCCGCTGCCCGGTGTAGGCGTATTGGTAAAGGGAACACAGATCGGAACTACGACAAGTTCATCGGGTGCATACAGCATTAACGCACCTGCAGACGCAACGCTCGTTTTTACTTACATCGGTTTTACCACGCAGGAAGTGGCTGTGGGCAACCGAACAACGATCAATATCACGCTGGCCGAATCGGCCCAGGACCTGGAGGCCGTGGTGGTTGTGGGTTACGGTACGCAGAGAAGGCGCGACGTGACAGGGTCTATTTCGACGGTGAGCGGTGAGACCATCGCCAGGCAACCCAACGTAAACCCGCTCTCCTCCCTGCAAGGCCAGGTAGCAGGTCTTACCATTGTAAACAGCGGTAGCCCGGGCGCCTCTCCTACAGTGCGGATCAGGGGCATTAACAGTGTGAACGGCGCTGCACCCCTTTACGTGGTTGACGGAGTTCACCAAAGCAATATAGATTACCTTAACCCGGCCGACATCGAAAGTATAGAAGTACTTAGAGATCCTTCTTCGATAGCCATATTCGGTCTACAGGCAGGTAACGGGGTGATTGTAGTTACCACGAAAAGAGCCGCAAGGGGCGAAACGAGGGTAACGTTACAGAGTTCCGCTGGAATACAAAAAGTTCAGAAACTGATTGATGTAACGAATGCTTCTGAATTTCGCAAGCTATACGATCAACTTTTGGCTGCAACACCTAATGCGACTCCATTCGATTATAGTAATTATACCGGGGACACCGACTGGCAAAAGGAGATACTCCAATCTGCTTTTCAAAGCAACAACAGTTTGACGATCTCTAATAATGGTGAGAAGACGTCTACACTTATAAACCTGGGATACAATACCCAGGAAGGCGTTATTAAGTTCGGGCGGTTTCAGCGTTTTGTGGCTCGTGTAAACGAGGAGATAAACGTTACAGACAAGATCAAGGTAGGTGCCGATATCACAGGTACACATTGGATTCTGAATGCTTCTAGCGGAAACCTGAACAATGCGCTTTGGGCTGCGCCAATAGTTGGCATACGGGAGAGCGAAACAGCATACTATGCAATGCCTTCATTTCAGCGTGCCCAGGTTGGTAATCCTGTAGCGACGATTTACCAGAATGACCGGAACAGTATCAATAAGGGCTACCGCGCTGTGGGAAGTTTATTCGCAGAAATCGGCTTTTTGGATAAGTTCAAATGGCGCTCACAGGTGTATACCGACCTCGGGTTTAATAACAGCAGAGGCTATACTCCGCTTCCTTTTACCATGATATATCTGGGTGAAAATGGCGAACCAACAGAGTATTTCAATAACCCGCAATCCCGAACCAGCGTGAGGCAGGCCGCAAATGAGTACAGGAAGTTTCAACAGGACCATACCCTTACGTACGATAATACTTTCAATGAATCGCACAAAGTTACCGCTGTAGCGGGTATGACTTCTATAGTAGAAAGCAGCACACTTTTGTCGGGCAGCCGGACAGACGTAGGCCTTAACATTCCCGACGATCAATCGTTTTGGTACGTAGGACTTCCCGAGTCCACTAATCCTACAAACTTAGATGGCAGCGGGACCGAGCGAGCTTCTTTAGGTTTTTTTGCGCGGGTGAATTATGCTTACAACAACAAGTACCTTATCAACGCAACATTCAGACGGGATGGAATTTCAAGGCTTGCGCCTCAAAACAGGTGGGGCAACTTTGGCGGCATCGGACTGGGCTGGGTAGTTTCTGAAGAGAACTTCTTTAAGATTAATGGAATAGATTTCCTGAAAATCCGTGGTGCCTGGGGTACTGTGGGCAACGCTCAAGGCATCAGCGACGCCATATTCCTACCAGGGCTTACCACTTCGAATTCAGGTGTTTTCGGCGATAACGTTTATCCGGGCGTGGCTCCCGCCTATATCCCCGACCCAAGGTTAAGGTGGGAAGTGGTAAGAGGTGCCGATATAGGATTGGATATCCGTGCGCTCGACAACAGGCTGACGAGTGAGATTAACGTATATGATAAAACTTCCAAAGACATCATCACAGATATCACGCTTCCAAGTGCTAACGGAAGTTACCGTTACAGAACAAATCTCGGAACCATCACCAACCGTGGTGTGGAAGTAAATATTGGCTGGAATGATAAGCTAGGTGAGAATTTTACTTACGGTATTTCCCCAAATTTTAGTTACAATAAAAATAAGGTGGTATCAATTGGCAATAACATAAATTATTTGCTGATAGGAAATGGCGGCGCTAACCGGACTATCACCGGCGAATCGATTGGTCATTTCTATGGTTACAGGCAGGTCGGTATATATCAGTCGACCGCTGATCTGGACCGGATGCCGCGGATGAATAGTTCACTTCCGGGTGATATTGCTTATGCAGACTTAGATGGAGATGGTAGGATCACCGAAGCCGACCGGGAAAATCTGGGTTCCCCCTTCCCTGCCTGGAACTATGGGATCAATCTGAATATGGGCTATAAAGGGTTTGATCTCGTACTACAGGGCCAGGGTGTTGCAGGTAACCATGTTTATGTCCAACGCCGCAATGTGCAGTTTACAGACATTAATTTTGAACGTAACAGGTTAAATGCCTGGAATGGTCCTGGAACCAGCAACGTAGAACCTGCGCTTGTTAAGGGACGTGGAAATAACTATTTGATGAGCACCTATTTCCTGGAACCTGGCGACTATTTCAGGCTGCGTACGGTTCAACTTGGGTATACGATGAACGCAGACGCCCTTAAGTCAACAGGTTTAAAAAGTGTAAGATTTTACTTAAGCGGACAAAATTTACAGACATGGAGCAGGACAACGGGTTATACTCCAGAAGCGCCGATTGAGAGTATCCTAGGAGGGGGAGCAGACAATGGAACATACCCTGTACCAGCTGTCTACACCTTCGGAATCAACGCAACATTTTAA
- the trhO gene encoding oxygen-dependent tRNA uridine(34) hydroxylase TrhO, protein MTTYQTLLYYCYTPIADAEQFAADHLAFCKSLNLTGRIIVADEGLNGTVSGTREACEAYMAAVKTDERFSKIDFKVDDVAEPSFIKMHCRYKAEIVHSGLRDPNIIDPNKQTGKHLEPAEFRDMIDRDDVVVLDVRSNYEHNLGRFKNAVTLDIENFRDFPEKINELAQYKDKKVLTYCTGGIKCEKASALLLHHGFKDVYQLHGGIIKYGKEVGGQDFEGKCYVFDNRVAVDVNTVNPTVVSQCYNCGKTTPKMINCANPECNKHITQCDECGEALQGCCSEACTTHPRKRKYDGTGYYVKVPQPVAAAK, encoded by the coding sequence ATGACAACTTATCAGACTTTACTTTACTACTGCTATACGCCTATAGCAGATGCGGAGCAGTTCGCCGCAGATCACCTTGCTTTTTGTAAATCATTAAACCTTACGGGCCGTATTATTGTGGCCGATGAGGGGCTGAACGGTACCGTTTCGGGTACACGTGAGGCTTGCGAGGCTTATATGGCCGCCGTTAAGACCGATGAGCGTTTTTCAAAGATCGACTTCAAGGTTGATGACGTGGCTGAGCCTTCTTTTATTAAAATGCACTGCCGCTACAAAGCGGAGATTGTGCATTCGGGCCTGCGCGATCCGAATATTATTGACCCGAACAAGCAGACCGGCAAACATCTGGAGCCTGCGGAGTTCCGGGATATGATAGACCGCGACGATGTGGTGGTGTTGGATGTGCGTTCCAATTATGAGCACAATCTGGGTCGGTTTAAGAACGCGGTAACGCTGGATATCGAGAACTTCAGGGATTTCCCGGAAAAGATCAATGAGCTGGCGCAGTATAAAGACAAAAAGGTGCTTACTTACTGCACCGGCGGTATTAAATGCGAAAAAGCTTCTGCCCTGCTTCTTCACCATGGCTTTAAAGATGTGTACCAGTTGCACGGCGGCATCATTAAATATGGCAAGGAAGTAGGTGGACAGGATTTTGAAGGCAAATGTTATGTTTTCGACAACCGCGTGGCGGTAGACGTAAATACGGTAAACCCAACTGTGGTATCGCAGTGCTACAACTGCGGCAAGACGACGCCTAAGATGATCAACTGCGCCAACCCGGAGTGTAATAAACACATTACCCAATGTGATGAGTGCGGCGAGGCCTTGCAGGGCTGCTGCTCTGAAGCTTGCACCACGCATCCGCGCAAGAGAAAATATGATGGAACGGGTTATTATGTAAAAGTGCCGCAGCCGGTTGCTGCCGCCAAATAA
- a CDS encoding Sir2 family NAD-dependent protein deacetylase → MKFLHSGTMKKLVVLTGAGISAESGLKTFRDSDGLWEGYDIEEVATPEGWRRNPELVQRFYNERRKSVLDAQPNAAHLALAAMQEHFEVQIITQNIDDLHERAGSKNVLHLHGLITMSQSDADASLTYPIDGWEIKMTDLCEHGKPLRPHVVWFGENVPNLLPAAELCAGADVFAVIGTSLAVYPAAGLTDYVPYDIPKYVVDRKVPYISGDYIKIEAPATVGVPRLAELLRTLPA, encoded by the coding sequence ATGAAATTCCTACATTCGGGTACGATGAAGAAACTGGTGGTATTAACGGGCGCTGGCATCAGCGCAGAAAGCGGATTAAAAACGTTCAGAGACTCTGACGGGCTGTGGGAAGGCTACGACATTGAAGAAGTAGCTACGCCCGAAGGCTGGAGGCGAAATCCGGAACTGGTACAGCGTTTTTATAACGAACGGCGCAAATCGGTACTGGATGCGCAGCCAAATGCCGCGCATCTGGCCCTGGCCGCAATGCAGGAGCATTTTGAGGTACAGATTATTACACAGAATATTGACGACCTGCACGAACGTGCGGGCTCAAAAAATGTCTTGCATCTTCACGGACTCATCACCATGTCGCAGTCGGACGCCGATGCCAGCCTGACCTACCCTATTGATGGCTGGGAAATTAAGATGACCGACCTGTGTGAACACGGTAAGCCCTTGCGCCCGCATGTCGTTTGGTTTGGCGAAAACGTCCCTAACCTCCTGCCTGCAGCGGAACTATGCGCCGGGGCCGACGTGTTTGCTGTGATCGGCACATCACTGGCCGTGTACCCGGCAGCGGGGCTTACCGACTATGTGCCTTACGATATCCCGAAATATGTGGTCGACCGCAAAGTACCTTACATTAGCGGCGACTATATCAAGATTGAAGCTCCGGCGACCGTCGGTGTTCCGCGACTGGCGGAGTTGCTCCGTACCTTACCAGCTTAG
- a CDS encoding DUF6266 family protein has translation MGIIKNGLHGEVTGKVGNLVYYTRKGKNVARTIGVNLNPPTEKQLASRQQVELMSPLLSKLLPFINVGFAPEILGKDLNCFNEAMSYNRRHALQGGYPNATVAYDRLRVSQGTLLPAQDPAVTQVSAGLEFSWAVDTELSWERSSDQVMMLAYFPETGDSYLSFFGNRREAGRDLLVIPDALQGSYMEVYISFVSADRKATANSTYLGNFNL, from the coding sequence ATGGGTATTATTAAAAACGGCCTCCACGGGGAGGTAACCGGGAAGGTAGGCAATTTGGTCTACTATACCAGGAAGGGAAAAAATGTTGCACGGACGATAGGGGTGAATTTAAATCCGCCGACGGAAAAGCAGTTGGCATCGCGACAGCAGGTAGAGCTAATGAGTCCGCTACTGAGCAAACTGCTTCCGTTTATTAATGTCGGCTTTGCGCCGGAGATTTTAGGGAAAGATTTAAATTGTTTTAATGAAGCGATGAGCTATAACCGCAGGCATGCTCTTCAGGGCGGTTATCCGAATGCTACGGTCGCTTATGATCGGCTGAGGGTCAGTCAGGGAACGCTTTTACCTGCGCAGGATCCGGCAGTGACGCAGGTGTCTGCCGGACTGGAATTCAGCTGGGCTGTAGATACGGAACTCTCCTGGGAGCGAAGTTCTGACCAGGTCATGATGCTGGCGTACTTTCCTGAAACAGGGGATAGCTATCTTAGTTTCTTCGGAAACAGGCGCGAAGCGGGCAGAGATCTGCTGGTGATACCGGATGCGCTTCAGGGAAGCTATATGGAAGTGTATATTTCGTTCGTGTCGGCCGACCGCAAGGCAACGGCCAATAGCACGTATCTGGGTAACTTTAATCTGTAA
- a CDS encoding DUF6266 family protein: MAIVNNGLLGTFFKKAGVVIGRRGKRRNVMTGLHKRSKAKATETQLEQQERFAELGRFLHRNADLIAAGFKSAAKGKEILGTAFSYNYPRVFKEDYLDYTRLVYSRGPVSMPCGVQVTRLADEGTGGMHKLRFTWAEQPQSPNCQYADRGTFLIYSPEKNAGVSSVHVVSRRACICDVLVPRYLAGVTLHCYMNFDSADGRRTGDTVYAGALIL, translated from the coding sequence ATGGCTATTGTAAATAATGGATTGCTCGGCACTTTTTTTAAAAAGGCCGGAGTCGTGATCGGTCGCCGTGGCAAGCGCAGAAATGTTATGACCGGGCTGCATAAGCGGAGTAAAGCGAAAGCAACAGAAACACAACTTGAACAGCAGGAACGTTTCGCGGAATTAGGCCGTTTTCTTCATAGAAACGCTGACCTTATTGCGGCGGGGTTTAAGTCGGCCGCCAAGGGCAAAGAGATACTAGGCACGGCGTTTTCTTACAATTACCCGCGGGTTTTCAAGGAAGACTATCTGGATTATACACGGCTGGTTTACAGTCGCGGACCGGTGTCCATGCCTTGCGGGGTGCAGGTTACGCGCCTGGCCGATGAGGGTACCGGTGGGATGCATAAGCTCAGGTTTACCTGGGCAGAGCAGCCGCAGTCGCCCAACTGCCAGTATGCCGACCGGGGTACTTTCCTGATTTATTCTCCGGAAAAGAATGCAGGAGTCAGCAGTGTTCATGTGGTAAGCCGTCGTGCTTGCATCTGCGATGTATTGGTGCCACGGTACCTTGCGGGCGTTACCCTGCATTGTTACATGAACTTTGATTCCGCGGACGGCAGAAGGACGGGCGACACGGTATATGCCGGTGCTTTGATTTTATAA